The Humulus lupulus chromosome 3, drHumLupu1.1, whole genome shotgun sequence genome window below encodes:
- the LOC133824751 gene encoding uncharacterized protein LOC133824751, with product MPNYVKFFKDILTRKRRLGEFETIALMEGCSAMLKSKIPPKLKDPGSFTIPCSIGGRDVGRALCDLDASINLMPMSIFKKLGIGEARPTTVTLQLADCSMAHPKGKIEDVLVQVDKFIFPADFIILDYEADRDVPIILGRPFLATRSTLIDVQNGELTMRVNDQQVTFSVFKAMKFPDDIEECSRLSVIETLMAETFHKEIRKADLGVNTFEDDEEFSKEEESQVTWVESSKPAMKFSKPYESLHLSEGNFKPPKPSIQEPPKLELKPLPSHLKYAYLGDNETLPVIISALLGAEAESLLLKVLKEHKKAIGWTMADIKALARHFVCTKY from the coding sequence ATGCCTAATTATGTTAAGTTTTTTAAAGACATTTTGACAAGAAAGAGGAGGCTTGGTGAGTTTGAAACAATTGCTTTGATGGAGGGTTGTAGTGCAATGTTAAAAAGCAAGATTCCTCCTAAATTGAAAGATCCGGGCAGCTTTACAATTCCATGTTCAATTGGTGGAAGAGATGTGGGAAGAGCTCTATGTGACTTAGATGCTAGTATTAATCTAATGCCTATGTCAATTTTCAAAAAGCTAGGCATTGGGGAAGCTAGACCAACCACAGTTACTTTGCAATTGGCAGACTGTTCTATGGCTCATCCgaaaggaaaaattgaagatgtTCTAGTGCAAGTTGACAAGTTCATATTTCCGGCCGACTTCATTATTCTTGATTATGAAGCGGATAGAGATGTACCAATCATTTTGGGGAGGCCATTTCTTGCTACCAGGAGCACTTTGATTGATGTGCAAAATGGAGAACTTACCATGAGGGTGAATGATCAACAAGTGACCTTTAGTGTTTTCAAAGCCATGAAGTTTCCGGATGACATCGAAGAATGCTCTAGATTGAGTGTAATTGAGACACTTATGGCTGAAACTTTTCATAAGGAAATTCGCAAGGCTGATTTGGGGGTGAATACctttgaagatgatgaagaatttaGCAAAGAGGAGGAGTCCCAAGTCACATGGGTAGAGTCCAGCAAACCAGCCATGAAATTTAGCAAACCTTATGAGTCTCTACACCTATCGGAAGGGAATTTCAAGCCTCCAAAGCCTTCCATTCAAGAACCACCAAAGCTAGAGTTGAAACCTTTGCCGAGCCACTTAAAATATGCTTACTTGGGGGATAATGAAACGCTGCCAGTCATTATTTCAGCATTGTTGGGAGCTGAAGCTGAAAGTTTGTTGCTAAAGGTGTTGAAAGAGCATAAGAAAGCAATTGGTTGGACTATGGCTGACATAAAGGCATTAGCCCGACATTTTGTATGCACAAAATACTGA